One Candidatus Aegiribacteria sp. genomic region harbors:
- a CDS encoding nucleotidyltransferase domain-containing protein, giving the protein MIPVESIFKLEDVLGTRVPWRLLRILLKRPYLSFSPTVLAATLQTSRASVLRVLGILGEYALIRKFNGGRYQANTEHEMIRRLWGLFMLERHANLQPSFRNAIDMFFKAVEEKVVVFIVFGSVSRGLATEKSDIDICVVGENIDANRFDFLPYRFELHNYKEQHLRDLTDFVVLDSLLNGMVLKGDMFVFNILKDLRTFPKEYLLYRVNKAKQFLIRADDLQGEARDYYYSLARTAIGEVKAVLHKGTTVSKREINYQFSEDITALESELAREGDQIWLI; this is encoded by the coding sequence ATGATACCAGTCGAAAGCATTTTTAAACTTGAGGATGTCCTGGGAACCAGGGTTCCCTGGCGCCTTCTGCGCATACTTCTGAAACGTCCTTACCTCAGCTTTTCACCCACTGTACTTGCCGCAACACTTCAAACTTCGCGAGCAAGCGTACTGAGGGTGCTTGGAATTCTCGGAGAATATGCCCTGATCCGCAAATTCAACGGAGGACGATACCAGGCAAACACGGAGCATGAGATGATCAGGCGGTTATGGGGCCTGTTCATGCTGGAACGCCACGCAAACCTGCAGCCCTCATTCAGAAACGCCATTGATATGTTCTTTAAAGCAGTTGAGGAAAAGGTTGTGGTCTTCATCGTATTCGGCTCTGTTTCCAGGGGACTGGCAACTGAGAAAAGTGATATTGATATTTGTGTTGTAGGTGAAAATATTGACGCCAACCGTTTCGATTTTCTCCCATACCGTTTCGAATTGCATAACTATAAGGAACAGCACTTAAGAGACCTGACAGATTTTGTCGTACTGGATAGCCTTTTAAATGGTATGGTCCTGAAGGGTGATATGTTCGTATTTAACATCCTAAAGGATCTTCGTACATTTCCAAAGGAGTATTTACTCTATCGTGTTAACAAGGCAAAACAGTTCCTCATCCGTGCAGATGATCTGCAGGGCGAAGCGAGGGACTACTATTATTCATTAGCCCGCACTGCAATTGGAGAAGTTAAGGCTGTTCTTCATAAGGGAACAACGGTAAGCAAGCGTGAGATAAATTATCAGTTCAGTGAAGATATTACAGCATTGGAAAGCGAATTAGCCAGAGAAGGAGATCAGATATGGCTGATATAG
- a CDS encoding SocA family protein, with protein MERIFREDKATQAAMFFLRASGGEMPYMKLIKLLYLGDRACLLKYGHSISNDRYFSLDHGPILSRILDIINEGSRDGVGDYWISHITRPVGYDVFLRNSNCPTDELSEAECEILSEVFAEHGNKDKWELVDWMHENIPEWVNPEGSRSLISYSDIFIAEKRSASEAIEIEKDLRHIAFLDKLTAL; from the coding sequence ATGGAGAGAATATTTAGAGAAGATAAAGCAACACAAGCTGCTATGTTTTTTTTAAGAGCCAGTGGTGGTGAGATGCCCTACATGAAACTAATCAAGCTTCTCTATCTTGGAGATAGAGCATGTCTCTTGAAATATGGGCATTCTATTTCAAATGATAGATATTTCTCTCTTGACCATGGACCTATTCTCAGCAGAATTCTGGATATAATCAATGAAGGCTCCAGGGATGGTGTTGGGGACTACTGGATTAGTCATATCACTAGGCCTGTCGGCTACGACGTTTTTCTCAGAAATTCCAATTGTCCGACGGATGAATTGTCAGAAGCAGAATGCGAAATACTTTCTGAAGTTTTTGCTGAGCATGGCAATAAAGATAAATGGGAATTGGTTGACTGGATGCACGAAAATATCCCCGAATGGGTGAACCCTGAAGGATCCCGTTCACTGATTTCCTATTCAGATATCTTTATTGCAGAGAAAAGGAGCGCAAGCGAAGCAATTGAAATCGAGAAGGACCTTAGACATATAGCGTTCCTCGATAAATTGACTGCCCTATAG